Proteins co-encoded in one Rattus rattus isolate New Zealand chromosome 5, Rrattus_CSIRO_v1, whole genome shotgun sequence genomic window:
- the Npdc1 gene encoding neural proliferation differentiation and control protein 1 isoform X1 produces the protein MATPVPPPSPRHLRLLRLLLSGLILGAALNGATARRPDAPTCPGSLDCALKRRAKCPPGAHACGPCLQSFQEDQRGVCVPRKHQSSGEGLPQPRLEEEIDSLARELALKEKEAGHPRLTAQPLPEAAQKLLEPAATLGFSQWGQQLEPGLPSTHGTSLPTPHTSLSARASSGPVQMSPLEPQGRGNGLALVLILAFCLASTAALAVAALCWCRLQREIRLTQKADYTATAKGPTSPTTPRISPGDERLVHSAEMYHYQHQRQQMLCLERHKDPPKELESASSDEENEDGDFTVYECPGLAPTGEMEVRNPLFDHSTLSAPVPGPHSSPPLQ, from the exons ATGGCGACGCCCGTCCCTCCGCCTTCCCCGCGGCACCTGCggctgctgcggctgctgctcTCCGGCCTCATCCTGGGAGCGGCCCTGAATGGTGCCACCGCCCGCCGCCCGG ATGCTCCCACCTGCCCTGGAAGCCTGGATTGTGCACTGAAGAGGCGGGCAAAGTGCCCACCAGGGGCACATGCCTGTGGACCATGCCTTCAGTCCTTCCAGGAGGACCAGAGAGGGGTCTGTGTGCCGAGGAAGCACCAATCTTCTG GGGAGGGCCTGCCCCAGCCCAGACTGGAAGAGGAGATCGATTCTCTGGCCCGGGAGCTGGCActgaaggagaaggaggctggGCACCCAAGGCTCACAGCACAGCCCTTGCCTGAGGCTGCGCAGAAGCTCCTGGAACCTG CAGCTACCCTGGGATTCTCACAGTGGGGCCAACAACTGGAGCCTGGCCTCCCCTCTACTCATGGAACCTCTTtgcccacaccccacacctcctTGAGTGCCCGGGCATCCTCTGGGCCTGTGCAGATGTCCCCGCTGGAGCCTCAGGGCCGTGGAAATGGCCTCGCCCTTG TACTGATCCTGGCGTTCTGCTTGGCGAGCACAGCCGCACTGGCTGTGGCAGCCCTCTGCTGGTGTAG GCTTCAGCGAGAGATCCGCCTGACTCAGAAGGCTGACTACACTGCCACAGCCAAGGGGCCCACTTCACCGACAACACCACGAATCTCG CCCGGGGACGAGCGTCTGGTGCACAGCGCTGAGATGTATCATTATCAGCAccagagacagcagatgctgtgccTGGAGCG GCATAAGGACCCTCCAAAGGAACTGGAGTCAGCCTCCTCCGATGAGGAGAATGAAGATGGTGACTTCACCGTGTATGAGTGCCCAGGCCTGGCGCCA ACAGGGGAGATGGAGGTGCGCAATCCACTGTTTGACCATTCCACGCTGTCAGCACCAGTGCCTGGTCCCCACTCCTCACCACCACTGCAGTGA
- the Npdc1 gene encoding neural proliferation differentiation and control protein 1 isoform X4: MATPVPPPSPRHLRLLRLLLSGLILGAALNGATARRPGEGLPQPRLEEEIDSLARELALKEKEAGHPRLTAQPLPEAAQKLLEPATLGFSQWGQQLEPGLPSTHGTSLPTPHTSLSARASSGPVQMSPLEPQGRGNGLALVLILAFCLASTAALAVAALCWCRLQREIRLTQKADYTATAKGPTSPTTPRISPGDERLVHSAEMYHYQHQRQQMLCLERHKDPPKELESASSDEENEDGDFTVYECPGLAPTGEMEVRNPLFDHSTLSAPVPGPHSSPPLQ, translated from the exons ATGGCGACGCCCGTCCCTCCGCCTTCCCCGCGGCACCTGCggctgctgcggctgctgctcTCCGGCCTCATCCTGGGAGCGGCCCTGAATGGTGCCACCGCCCGCCGCCCGG GGGAGGGCCTGCCCCAGCCCAGACTGGAAGAGGAGATCGATTCTCTGGCCCGGGAGCTGGCActgaaggagaaggaggctggGCACCCAAGGCTCACAGCACAGCCCTTGCCTGAGGCTGCGCAGAAGCTCCTGGAACCTG CTACCCTGGGATTCTCACAGTGGGGCCAACAACTGGAGCCTGGCCTCCCCTCTACTCATGGAACCTCTTtgcccacaccccacacctcctTGAGTGCCCGGGCATCCTCTGGGCCTGTGCAGATGTCCCCGCTGGAGCCTCAGGGCCGTGGAAATGGCCTCGCCCTTG TACTGATCCTGGCGTTCTGCTTGGCGAGCACAGCCGCACTGGCTGTGGCAGCCCTCTGCTGGTGTAG GCTTCAGCGAGAGATCCGCCTGACTCAGAAGGCTGACTACACTGCCACAGCCAAGGGGCCCACTTCACCGACAACACCACGAATCTCG CCCGGGGACGAGCGTCTGGTGCACAGCGCTGAGATGTATCATTATCAGCAccagagacagcagatgctgtgccTGGAGCG GCATAAGGACCCTCCAAAGGAACTGGAGTCAGCCTCCTCCGATGAGGAGAATGAAGATGGTGACTTCACCGTGTATGAGTGCCCAGGCCTGGCGCCA ACAGGGGAGATGGAGGTGCGCAATCCACTGTTTGACCATTCCACGCTGTCAGCACCAGTGCCTGGTCCCCACTCCTCACCACCACTGCAGTGA
- the Npdc1 gene encoding neural proliferation differentiation and control protein 1 isoform X2 produces the protein MATPVPPPSPRHLRLLRLLLSGLILGAALNGATARRPDAPTCPGSLDCALKRRAKCPPGAHACGPCLQSFQEDQRGVCVPRKHQSSGEGLPQPRLEEEIDSLARELALKEKEAGHPRLTAQPLPEAAQKLLEPATLGFSQWGQQLEPGLPSTHGTSLPTPHTSLSARASSGPVQMSPLEPQGRGNGLALVLILAFCLASTAALAVAALCWCRLQREIRLTQKADYTATAKGPTSPTTPRISPGDERLVHSAEMYHYQHQRQQMLCLERHKDPPKELESASSDEENEDGDFTVYECPGLAPTGEMEVRNPLFDHSTLSAPVPGPHSSPPLQ, from the exons ATGGCGACGCCCGTCCCTCCGCCTTCCCCGCGGCACCTGCggctgctgcggctgctgctcTCCGGCCTCATCCTGGGAGCGGCCCTGAATGGTGCCACCGCCCGCCGCCCGG ATGCTCCCACCTGCCCTGGAAGCCTGGATTGTGCACTGAAGAGGCGGGCAAAGTGCCCACCAGGGGCACATGCCTGTGGACCATGCCTTCAGTCCTTCCAGGAGGACCAGAGAGGGGTCTGTGTGCCGAGGAAGCACCAATCTTCTG GGGAGGGCCTGCCCCAGCCCAGACTGGAAGAGGAGATCGATTCTCTGGCCCGGGAGCTGGCActgaaggagaaggaggctggGCACCCAAGGCTCACAGCACAGCCCTTGCCTGAGGCTGCGCAGAAGCTCCTGGAACCTG CTACCCTGGGATTCTCACAGTGGGGCCAACAACTGGAGCCTGGCCTCCCCTCTACTCATGGAACCTCTTtgcccacaccccacacctcctTGAGTGCCCGGGCATCCTCTGGGCCTGTGCAGATGTCCCCGCTGGAGCCTCAGGGCCGTGGAAATGGCCTCGCCCTTG TACTGATCCTGGCGTTCTGCTTGGCGAGCACAGCCGCACTGGCTGTGGCAGCCCTCTGCTGGTGTAG GCTTCAGCGAGAGATCCGCCTGACTCAGAAGGCTGACTACACTGCCACAGCCAAGGGGCCCACTTCACCGACAACACCACGAATCTCG CCCGGGGACGAGCGTCTGGTGCACAGCGCTGAGATGTATCATTATCAGCAccagagacagcagatgctgtgccTGGAGCG GCATAAGGACCCTCCAAAGGAACTGGAGTCAGCCTCCTCCGATGAGGAGAATGAAGATGGTGACTTCACCGTGTATGAGTGCCCAGGCCTGGCGCCA ACAGGGGAGATGGAGGTGCGCAATCCACTGTTTGACCATTCCACGCTGTCAGCACCAGTGCCTGGTCCCCACTCCTCACCACCACTGCAGTGA
- the Npdc1 gene encoding neural proliferation differentiation and control protein 1 isoform X3, translated as MATPVPPPSPRHLRLLRLLLSGLILGAALNGATARRPGEGLPQPRLEEEIDSLARELALKEKEAGHPRLTAQPLPEAAQKLLEPAATLGFSQWGQQLEPGLPSTHGTSLPTPHTSLSARASSGPVQMSPLEPQGRGNGLALVLILAFCLASTAALAVAALCWCRLQREIRLTQKADYTATAKGPTSPTTPRISPGDERLVHSAEMYHYQHQRQQMLCLERHKDPPKELESASSDEENEDGDFTVYECPGLAPTGEMEVRNPLFDHSTLSAPVPGPHSSPPLQ; from the exons ATGGCGACGCCCGTCCCTCCGCCTTCCCCGCGGCACCTGCggctgctgcggctgctgctcTCCGGCCTCATCCTGGGAGCGGCCCTGAATGGTGCCACCGCCCGCCGCCCGG GGGAGGGCCTGCCCCAGCCCAGACTGGAAGAGGAGATCGATTCTCTGGCCCGGGAGCTGGCActgaaggagaaggaggctggGCACCCAAGGCTCACAGCACAGCCCTTGCCTGAGGCTGCGCAGAAGCTCCTGGAACCTG CAGCTACCCTGGGATTCTCACAGTGGGGCCAACAACTGGAGCCTGGCCTCCCCTCTACTCATGGAACCTCTTtgcccacaccccacacctcctTGAGTGCCCGGGCATCCTCTGGGCCTGTGCAGATGTCCCCGCTGGAGCCTCAGGGCCGTGGAAATGGCCTCGCCCTTG TACTGATCCTGGCGTTCTGCTTGGCGAGCACAGCCGCACTGGCTGTGGCAGCCCTCTGCTGGTGTAG GCTTCAGCGAGAGATCCGCCTGACTCAGAAGGCTGACTACACTGCCACAGCCAAGGGGCCCACTTCACCGACAACACCACGAATCTCG CCCGGGGACGAGCGTCTGGTGCACAGCGCTGAGATGTATCATTATCAGCAccagagacagcagatgctgtgccTGGAGCG GCATAAGGACCCTCCAAAGGAACTGGAGTCAGCCTCCTCCGATGAGGAGAATGAAGATGGTGACTTCACCGTGTATGAGTGCCCAGGCCTGGCGCCA ACAGGGGAGATGGAGGTGCGCAATCCACTGTTTGACCATTCCACGCTGTCAGCACCAGTGCCTGGTCCCCACTCCTCACCACCACTGCAGTGA